In Sphaerodactylus townsendi isolate TG3544 unplaced genomic scaffold, MPM_Stown_v2.3 scaffold_225, whole genome shotgun sequence, the following proteins share a genomic window:
- the LOC125425227 gene encoding amine sulfotransferase-like has product MKKDLRNSVLKICSFLGKELTEKELQIVVDMATFDKMRLDPRSNYKNMSADLIDHDKGGFLRKGTIGDWKSTMTVAQSERFDSVFKERMKNLPVKFCWDINEDLPS; this is encoded by the exons GATCTGAGAAATTCTGTATTGAAAATATGCAGCTTCCTGGGAAAGGAGCTTACTGAGAAAGAGTTACAGATTGTTGTGGATATGGCTACATTTGATAAAATGAGACTGGATCCCAGATCAAACTATAAAAACATGTCAGCAGATCTCATAGACCATGACAAAGGAGGTTTTCTTCGCAAAG GTACTATTGGGGATTGGAAAAGCACAATGACTGTAGCACAAAGTGAAAGGTTTGACAGTGTTTTTAAGGAACGGATGAAGAATCTGCCTGTCAAGTTTTGCTGGGATATTAATGAAGACCTTCCATCTTGA